The Zalophus californianus isolate mZalCal1 unplaced genomic scaffold, mZalCal1.pri.v2 scaffold_38_ctg1, whole genome shotgun sequence genome includes the window tgctgctgctccccttgctgccAGCCTACGtgctgcaggaccacctgctgcaggaccacctgctgccAGCCCAGCTGCTGCGGGTGCGGCGGCGGCTGTGGACAAGGCGGCAGCGGGTCCAGCTGCTGCGGGTCCAGCTGCTGCCAGCCTTGCTGCTGCCCCCCAACTTGCTGTCAGACCACCTGCTGCCGGACCACCTGCTGCCGGCCCAGCTGCTGCGGGTGCGGGGGCGGCTGTGGACAAGGCGGCAGCGGGTCCAGCTGCTGCGGGTCCAGCTGCTGCCAGCCTTGCTGCTGCCGCCCCACTTGCTGTCAGACCACCtgctgcaggaccacctgctgccgGCCCAGCTGCTGTGTCTCCAGCTGCTGTCAACCCAGCTGCTGTGGGTCCAGTGGCTGTGGACAAACTTGCTGTGGGTCCAGCTGCTGTCAGCCAGCCTGCTGTACCCCCGTGTACTGCAGGAGAACCTGCTACTTCCCCACCTGCTGCTGCTTGCCTGGATGCCTAGCCCAGGGCTGTGGATCCAGCTGCTGCTAGCCTGGTGGCCAGCCAAACTGCTGCCATGCCACCTGCCGGAGGACCACCTGCTGC containing:
- the LOC118356690 gene encoding keratin-associated protein 9-2-like, with protein sequence MTDSCCCSPCCQPTCCRTTCCRTTCCQPSCCTTCCRTTCCRPSCCGCGGGCGQGGSGSSCCGSSCCQPCCCRPTCCQTTCCRTTCCRPSCCVSSCCQPSCCGSSGCGQTCCGSSCCQPACCTPVYCRRTCYFPTCCCLPGCLAQGCGSSCC